The Cyanobium sp. ATX 6F1 genome includes a region encoding these proteins:
- the der gene encoding ribosome biogenesis GTPase Der translates to MALPVVAIIGRPNVGKSTLVNRLCRSREAIVHDQPGVTRDRTYQQGFWGDRTFRVVDTGGLVFDDDSEFLPEIRQQANLALAEATVAVVIVDGQQGLTAADQTIAEWLRGRPCPVLLAVNKCESPDAGLAMAADFWALGLGEPHPISAIHGAGTGDLLDQVIAFLPATEEVETEEPVQLAIIGRPNVGKSSLLNAICGEQRAIVSPIRGTTRDTIDTTLEREGKTWKLLDTAGIRRRRSVSYGPEYFGINRSFKAIERSDVCVLVIDALDGVTEQDQRLAGRIEEDGRACVLVVNKWDAIEKDSHTMSAMEKELRAKLYFLDWAPMLFTSALTGQRVESIFALAFLAVEQHRRRVTTSVVNEVLQEAVSWRSPPTSRGGRQGRIYYGTQVAIRPPSFTLFVNDPKLFGETYRRYVERQIREGLGFEGSPLKLFWRGKQQRDAERDLAKSQGKPGGR, encoded by the coding sequence TTGGCGCTCCCTGTCGTCGCCATTATCGGGCGCCCAAACGTAGGCAAATCCACGCTGGTGAACCGGCTCTGCCGCAGCCGTGAGGCGATCGTGCACGATCAGCCGGGGGTGACGCGGGACCGCACCTACCAGCAAGGCTTCTGGGGGGATCGCACCTTTCGGGTGGTGGACACCGGCGGCCTGGTGTTCGATGACGACAGTGAATTCCTGCCGGAGATCCGCCAGCAGGCCAACCTCGCCCTGGCGGAGGCCACGGTGGCGGTGGTGATCGTCGATGGCCAGCAGGGCCTGACCGCCGCCGATCAGACCATCGCTGAATGGCTGCGGGGCCGTCCGTGCCCTGTGCTGCTGGCGGTGAACAAGTGCGAGTCACCGGACGCGGGCCTGGCGATGGCCGCCGACTTCTGGGCCCTTGGCCTCGGCGAACCCCATCCGATCTCCGCCATCCACGGCGCAGGAACCGGTGATCTGCTCGATCAGGTGATCGCCTTCCTGCCGGCCACCGAGGAGGTGGAAACCGAAGAACCCGTGCAGCTGGCGATCATCGGTCGCCCGAACGTGGGCAAATCCAGCCTCCTCAATGCCATCTGTGGCGAGCAGCGGGCGATCGTGAGCCCGATCCGCGGCACCACCCGCGACACGATCGACACCACCCTCGAGCGCGAGGGCAAGACCTGGAAGCTCCTGGATACGGCGGGCATTCGCCGCCGCCGCAGCGTCAGTTACGGGCCGGAATACTTCGGCATCAACCGAAGCTTCAAGGCGATCGAGCGCTCCGATGTCTGCGTGCTGGTGATCGACGCCCTCGATGGCGTCACCGAGCAGGATCAGCGCCTGGCCGGTCGCATCGAGGAGGACGGCCGCGCCTGCGTGCTGGTGGTCAACAAGTGGGATGCGATCGAGAAGGACAGCCACACCATGTCGGCGATGGAGAAAGAGCTGCGCGCCAAGCTCTACTTCCTCGACTGGGCGCCGATGCTGTTCACCTCCGCCCTCACCGGCCAGCGGGTGGAGAGCATCTTTGCCCTGGCGTTTCTGGCGGTGGAGCAGCACCGCCGCCGGGTCACCACCTCGGTGGTGAACGAGGTGTTGCAGGAGGCGGTGAGCTGGCGCTCACCTCCCACCAGCCGTGGCGGACGCCAGGGGCGCATCTATTACGGCACCCAGGTGGCGATCCGCCCCCCGAGTTTCACGCTGTTCGTGAACGATCCAAAACTCTTCGGTGAGACCTACCGCCGCTACGTGGAGCGCCAGATCCGCGAGGGTCTGGGCTTCGAGGGCTCTCCCCTGAAGCTGTTCTGGCGCGGCAAGCAGCAACGCGACGCCGAACGGGATCTGGCCAAGTCCCAGGGGAAACCGGGCGGTCGTTGA
- a CDS encoding DUF1823 family protein: MAPSSYPLSRALLEAALADRLTDRFVCELVWSRLGYEPAGAEGGAWRSGAATPPDWAEAYPLAPELIAERPPSVRLTRSIQAPHKQLLKEQLGFSGYRIGELYPRRTRRATAVNWLLAHLAVRGEPLPETGPLPTLREPPADPAAEDGIAPL; this comes from the coding sequence ATGGCCCCCAGCTCCTACCCCCTGAGCCGAGCCCTGCTGGAGGCGGCGCTCGCTGACCGGCTCACGGACCGCTTCGTCTGTGAGCTGGTCTGGAGCCGGTTGGGCTACGAGCCGGCGGGAGCTGAGGGGGGCGCGTGGCGCTCCGGAGCGGCGACGCCGCCCGACTGGGCCGAGGCCTACCCCCTGGCCCCCGAGCTGATCGCCGAGCGTCCCCCGAGCGTGCGCCTGACCCGTTCGATTCAGGCGCCCCACAAGCAACTGCTCAAGGAGCAACTCGGCTTTAGCGGTTACCGCATCGGCGAGCTCTACCCCCGCCGCACCCGCCGGGCCACGGCGGTGAACTGGTTGCTGGCCCACCTGGCTGTGCGTGGGGAGCCACTGCCTGAGACCGGCCCCCTGCCGACCCTGCGGGAGCCGCCCGCCGATCCAGCGGCGGAGGATGGCATCGCCCCTCTGTAG
- the dusB gene encoding tRNA dihydrouridine synthase DusB — protein sequence MAFHCFAPRPLSPLALHDLEPTDRALARGGLLLPGRGTPRSLACRVLQSPLAGVSDRIFRALVRRWAPDALLFTEMVNATSLELGFGSQKVEEISEEEGPIGVQLFDHRPGAMAEAARRAEAAGAFLIDINMGCPVRKIARKGGGSGLIRDPELACRIVEQVSAAVSVPVTVKTRLGWCGDSADPVGFARALENAGAQALTLHGRTREQGFAGAADWGAIARVKAALAIPVIANGDIKGPEDALRCLLETGADGVMVGRGTMGAPWLVGQIDAALGGRPVPHTPGATERIRLAQEQLRALVAAKGDHGLLIARKHMGWTCQGFAGAAQLRHALMRAADPAQADALLERAAGDLAGV from the coding sequence ATGGCCTTCCATTGTTTCGCCCCGCGTCCCTTGAGCCCCCTGGCGCTCCACGACCTCGAGCCGACCGATCGGGCCCTGGCGCGCGGCGGCCTGCTGCTGCCGGGCCGGGGCACGCCGCGCAGCCTGGCCTGCCGGGTGCTGCAATCGCCCCTGGCCGGGGTGAGCGACCGCATCTTCCGCGCCCTGGTGCGCCGCTGGGCCCCGGACGCCCTGCTGTTCACCGAGATGGTGAACGCCACCAGCCTGGAGCTGGGCTTCGGCTCCCAAAAGGTCGAGGAGATCAGCGAAGAGGAGGGGCCGATCGGCGTGCAGCTGTTCGATCACCGCCCCGGCGCCATGGCCGAGGCGGCCCGCCGAGCCGAGGCCGCCGGTGCCTTTCTGATCGACATCAACATGGGCTGCCCGGTGCGCAAGATCGCCCGCAAGGGGGGCGGCAGCGGCCTGATCCGTGATCCGGAGCTGGCCTGCCGCATCGTTGAGCAAGTCAGCGCCGCGGTGAGTGTTCCGGTGACGGTGAAAACCCGCCTGGGCTGGTGCGGCGATTCGGCCGATCCGGTGGGCTTCGCCCGCGCCCTGGAGAACGCCGGAGCCCAGGCGCTCACACTCCACGGCCGCACCCGCGAGCAGGGGTTTGCGGGTGCCGCCGACTGGGGGGCGATCGCCCGGGTGAAGGCCGCCCTGGCCATCCCGGTGATCGCCAACGGCGACATCAAAGGCCCCGAGGACGCCCTGCGCTGCCTGCTGGAAACCGGCGCCGATGGGGTGATGGTGGGCCGAGGCACCATGGGCGCCCCCTGGCTGGTGGGCCAGATCGATGCCGCCCTGGGCGGGCGCCCCGTGCCCCACACACCGGGGGCCACCGAACGCATCCGCCTGGCCCAGGAGCAGCTGCGGGCCCTGGTGGCGGCCAAGGGCGACCACGGTCTGCTGATCGCCCGCAAGCACATGGGCTGGACCTGCCAGGGCTTCGCCGGCGCGGCCCAGCTGCGCCACGCCCTGATGCGAGCCGCCGATCCAGCCCAGGCCGACGCGCTGCTGGAGCGGGCCGCCGGCGATCTGGCGGGCGTCTAG